In a genomic window of Corvus hawaiiensis isolate bCorHaw1 chromosome Z, bCorHaw1.pri.cur, whole genome shotgun sequence:
- the CDC37L1 gene encoding hsp90 co-chaperone Cdc37-like 1, with protein sequence MALWLPRSHDGGAPEEEDDERAQAAAFRQRLPEVQTYSQGIELACQKEREFVKHSVECTWNLAEAQQKFGSLALHNSESCDQESAQARTEAAELRWREEEWRRKEEALNQRERQNLWNSDPVSKEVFNKSFINQKRKEIEDEAVSEPLMQKHEQKIRYFGMLSRWDDSQRFLSDHPYLVCEETSRYLMLWCFHLEAEQKRALMEQVAHQAVVMQFIIEIARSCNVDPRGCFRLFFQKAKTGEGYFEAFKNELEAFKTRVRIWSQSHGFQTMLLHDLNVNPGCMGEWTSFLQNTGDLQGSINTDVCSFNSVIQRDEEESKMMDTL encoded by the exons ATGGCGCTGTGGCTGCCGCGCTCCCACGACGGCGGCGCCccggaggaggaggacgacgagcGGGCGCAGGCTGCCGCCTTCCGGCAGCGCTTGCCGGAGGTGCAG ACATACAGCCAAGGGATTGAATTAGCCtgccaaaaagaaagagagtTTGTGAAGCACTCTGTAGAATGCACATGGAACCTAGCAGAAGCCCAGCAAAAATTTGGTAGTTTAGCACTGCATAATTCAGAATCCTGTGATCAGGAATCTGCTCAAGCAAGGACAGAAGCTGCTGAGTTGAGATGGCGAGAGGAagaatggagaagaaaagaagaagcaCTAAACCAGAGGGAAAGACAGAATCTATGGAACTCAGATCCTGTTAGTAAAGAAGTTTTTAATAAG agTTTTAttaatcaaaaaagaaaagaaattgaagatGAAGCTGTGTCTGAACCACTTATGcaaaaacatgaacaaaagaTTAGATACTTTG GCATGCTGAGCAGATGGGATGATAGTCAAAGGTTTTTGTCTGATCACCCATACCTTGTATGTGAAGAAACATCTAGGTATCTCATGTTGTGGTGTTTTCATCTAGAAGCTGAACAG aaaagagcTCTGATGGAGCAAGTAGCACACCAAGCAGTTGTAATGCAGTTTATTATAGAAATTGCCAGAAGTTGCAATGTGGATCCAAGAGGATGTTTTCGTCTCTTTTTCCAAAAAGCCAAA acaGGAGAAGGCTACTTTGAGGCCTTTAAAAATGAACTTGAGGCATTTAAGACAAGAGTGAGAATCTGGTCACAATCACATGGCTTTCAAACTATGTTACTCCATGATCTCAATGTTAATCCTGGTTGCATGGGAGAGTGGACATCTTTCTTACAG AACACAGGAGATCTACAAGGTTCCATAAACACGGATGTCTGCAGTTTTAACTCTGTGATACAAAGAGATGAAGAAGAATCCAAAATGATGGACACATTATAG